The nucleotide sequence ACCTGATTCCTCTTCCTCGAAGTTATTTTCGTAAACTTCCTTCCAACCCTGGGCAATAACCACTTTTCCTCTGGCAGTAAAAGACTCATCGCCTATTTTTGCTTTTACAGTGGTCTGCTCAAACTCAAATGGCGGGTATAGCACCGCCAAAAACCGTTTAACAACCAAATCATAGATTTTTCTTTCCGCATCACTTAAGTTGCTCAGGACAGGTGCCTGCTCTGTGGGTATAATAGCATGGTGATCCGTCACCTTACTGTTATCAACGTAAGATTTATTGGGCTTTATGGGCTTGCGTAGTAATTTGCCGGTTAATTTTGCATATGGGTGGACACTGCAAGCTTTAATCCTGTCTTTCAAGGTATCCACCATATCCGTGGAGATGTACCTGGAATCAGTCCTGGGATAAGTTAACAGCTTATGACTTTCGTACAGCCTTTGCATAATGGAAAGAGTTTCCTTGGCCGAAAAATCAAAGATTTTGTTAGCATCCCTTTGTAATTCGGTTAAATCATACAGCCCGGGTGAATGACGTTTTTTATACGCCTTATCAACATCTGTAACTACACCGTTTTTATTTTTTACAGTGGCCAGCACCTGGTCACACTTATCCTTGTCGAAAAGCCTAACATCTTTGGTTTTACTGTCCTGCCAGGTCAATTTTAAACCACCGGCCAAAGCAGTAATACCATAAAATGTTCTGGGCCGGAAATTCTTAATTTCCTCTTCCCTTTGGTCTATGATGGCCAGAGTAGGAGTTTGTACCCTGCCGCAAGAAAGCTGCGCATTATGCTTACAGGTCAAGGCACGGGTAGCATTAATGCCCACAAACCAGTCAGCCTCTGACCGCGCAACGGCTGACGCATATAAGTTTTCATACTCTTTACCGTCTCGCAGGTTGTTAAGTCCTTTTTTTATCGCCTGATCCGTAACCGAGGAAATCCAAAGGCGTTTCACCGGCTTTTTTACCCGCGCCTTTTCTATTATCCACCGGGCCACCAACTCACCTTCCCGTCCGGCATCAGTAGCGATAACAATATCCCGCACATCTTTTCTGTTCATCTGTGCTTTTACGGTACTAAATTGCTTGCCGCTCTTTTTGATCACCACAAGCTTTAACTGCTGCGGCAGTATCGGCAGGTCCTCCAGCCGCCAGGAACTGTATTTCTGGTCATAAGCATCGGGATCCGCCAGGGTCACCAAATGGCCCAGCGCCCAGGTCACTACATGTGTAGACCCTTCCCAATACCCGTTTCCTTTCTTGTTACACTTTAAAATGCGGGCTAAATCTTTTCCCACAGAGGGTTTTTCAGCTAAAAGCAAAGTTTTACCCATTTTAAATTTATCCTTTCCTTGGCAAGTGGGGACGGTTCTTGCTTGCTACCCACCTACCCGTCAAGTTTAGTCAAAATTCTACTCACTCTAGATTCACTTACCCCACCACATAATTCCCCTATCTGCTTTAAGGTAAGGGAAGAATTCCTTCTTATTTCTGTCATCAACTCATTGCGAATATCAATATGGCTATTTAATTCATCATACCTTATTTCATTTCTTTCCAGCAGCTCTTTTATTTTTACCCGGCCATCTTCCATGGTTTTAATAAATTTTCCGTTATTATTGTCTTCCCCCATTGGTTCTTCCACATCCATCACACTTACCTGGTTTCCCTCTTCTGTGCCTACGAATTCCATATATTTCTGGAATGCCCTTGACCTATTATTGGAGAAGCTCAACAATATCTTTCCTTCATCAATTAACCCGCTTTTATCCTTTACCCCGCCGGTATATATATTATAACTGCTCCACTGATATTGGGAAGGCTCGGTCACCATTTGGGCTTTAACCGGGTTGTTGTGTATGTACCTGCTTACCTCGAGCAGGTATCCATCATCATCCACCAGCTCACTTTTAAACCTGTCCTGAAATAAATGGCCACACCTCTTATGCGTACGGTTAAAATAGTGAACATAGCTTACATTGATACTTTTAACCAACGTGGATATGTCATTTCCGTTATCGTCAATCAAAAGGTGCACGTGATTATCCATCAAACAATAGGCATATAAAAGGAAATTATACTTTTTCTTCATCCTTAGCAATGTTTCTAAGAACCTGAACCTGTCATCATCAGAAAAGAATAAGTTTTTTCTTTCGTTTCCCCTCTGGATAATGTGGTAAACTGAAAACTCACCTTTTAACCTTGCATGCCTTGGCATATTGTTCACCTCGACCCTAGCATACTACATTTTTTCGCGCAAGACAAGAACCGTCCCCACTTGCGCGTAACAAAGCCCCCGCTTAATATAAGCGGGGGCTTGCTTATTTGCCAGGCTTGGTTGTTACTCCAACCCCTGCCTGTTGTCCAATTGAAACAACACCTGCGCCAGTGTTAATCCAAAAACAACAGCACCGGCAAAATCAGTTAAAGCAGTGCCCATATCCAGCGGTGTAAGTTTGCTCACATCTGCCAGGAAAGTAAAAGCATATATCGCAAACCACGATATGAAGCCAAAAAGAACCCCCTTGAAAAAGTGGTTGCTGCTATTAATAAGGTTAGAAATTAGATACGCAAACACTATACCAAGAAAACCAACGAAAATAAGTTGCACCAGCAGGGCAAAAACAGTTTCTAGGGCATTATTCGGTGTATGTCCGGTGATGATGATAGCCGGCCAATCTATATAGCGCAAATTGGCGACACCGAGCAAATAAGACACATAGCTCAATATATTCATTAGCACACCACCGGACACCCCCGCCAGAAAGCCCCGGGCAACTCTGTCCCGTAATTCCAATAAGATTCACTCCCAGGGTTTATTACTACTATTATTAAGGTTTTCCCGCTTTAGGGCTTAGTATGCGCACCTTATGGGCTACAAAGCAAATGCAATTCTTTTAAATTACTATGAAACAGGTTAAGGTCAACTGCTCCGTTAATTCCGTTAACGTGGCCTTTGTCTGTATACTGCCAAAATAACCAACTTTTCCAACCCAACAAGCCCGGCGCTTGTTTGATATCATAATGTGCCAACCAAAGTGGGATATCAAAAAGACTTTCATCTAAGTATTCTTTTATAAAGCTCTTGTACGAATAAATGATGGGCTGAACCTTAGTTTCTTTTTTTACATATTCAACCCACGTGCGAACGATTTTTGAAATCTTCTCTCTATTAAGCCCGTTATCTTTTTCGATATCAATAACCGGTGGCAAATCAAAAGCTCTAAACCCACCGTTTTTATTGGTTACATTAATAAAATATTTTGCCTCATTGAGTGCATCCCCTTCGCTTGAAGGAGTGCAAAAATGATATCCCCCAACTAAGACCCCTGCTTTCTTGCCCTCTTTTAAATTCTTTGTAAATTTGGGGTCTTCGTAATCAACACCTTCCGTAGCCTTAATAAAAGAAAAATATATACCGTCATTTTTAAC is from Bacillota bacterium and encodes:
- a CDS encoding DNA topoisomerase III — encoded protein: MGKTLLLAEKPSVGKDLARILKCNKKGNGYWEGSTHVVTWALGHLVTLADPDAYDQKYSSWRLEDLPILPQQLKLVVIKKSGKQFSTVKAQMNRKDVRDIVIATDAGREGELVARWIIEKARVKKPVKRLWISSVTDQAIKKGLNNLRDGKEYENLYASAVARSEADWFVGINATRALTCKHNAQLSCGRVQTPTLAIIDQREEEIKNFRPRTFYGITALAGGLKLTWQDSKTKDVRLFDKDKCDQVLATVKNKNGVVTDVDKAYKKRHSPGLYDLTELQRDANKIFDFSAKETLSIMQRLYESHKLLTYPRTDSRYISTDMVDTLKDRIKACSVHPYAKLTGKLLRKPIKPNKSYVDNSKVTDHHAIIPTEQAPVLSNLSDAERKIYDLVVKRFLAVLYPPFEFEQTTVKAKIGDESFTARGKVVIAQGWKEVYENNFEEEESGESVAEQILPDMKKGDSLKIVDVFQTTGETRPPEPFNEGTLLSAMENPGKYMSGGNKDLIKTIGKTGGLGTVATRADIIEKLFKSFLIEKKGKHIFITSKGKQLLNLVPDGLKTPALTAEWEQKLESIARGDLNKNKFISEMKQYATGAVNEIKNSEDKFKHDNLTGERCPECGKYMLEVNGKKGKLLVCQDRECGHRKGVSKITNARCPNCHKKLELRGEGEGQIFVCKCGHREKLSAFNERKKADKNSISKKEASKYLREQKKSNEELTNPALAEALAKLKLK
- a CDS encoding transposase, with the protein product MPRHARLKGEFSVYHIIQRGNERKNLFFSDDDRFRFLETLLRMKKKYNFLLYAYCLMDNHVHLLIDDNGNDISTLVKSINVSYVHYFNRTHKRCGHLFQDRFKSELVDDDGYLLEVSRYIHNNPVKAQMVTEPSQYQWSSYNIYTGGVKDKSGLIDEGKILLSFSNNRSRAFQKYMEFVGTEEGNQVSVMDVEEPMGEDNNNGKFIKTMEDGRVKIKELLERNEIRYDELNSHIDIRNELMTEIRRNSSLTLKQIGELCGGVSESRVSRILTKLDG